A stretch of DNA from Synechococcus sp. JA-3-3Ab:
TCTTGCCTATGTGGATGCCCCAGAGCTGACGCAAGGGCGCTGGGGGCGGCTCTCGCAGGAAGCTTTGCAAAGCCTGCTGCCGCCGGGATCCCTGGTGCAGGTGGATACTCTCTACGTCACGCCAGAAGGGCTGCACATTGCCCAGGTGTACAACGCCGAGGGTTTGGTGAATTTGGAGATGTTGCGCCAGGGGCAGGCGGTGGTTTATGAGCGCTTTTTGTACGGGGCCAACCGGGAGCGCTACTTGGAAGCTCAAGAATTGGCCCAGGCGGCGCGACGAGGTTTTTGGCAGCAACGCAATCCGGTGATGCCCTGGGAGTTTCGGGAGACAGCCGCGCAAACCTCAGCCTTTGCGGGATCCAACGTTTTGGACGGCTCCTTCCTGCGGGAAAACCCGGCAGCGGCTGCGGGCGTGGGCATTGCCACCGCGGTGGTGATGGTGGGCTTGAGCAAGCTGCTGTGGAGAAAGCCCAGCCGGCAGAGGGTGAGCATCCGCCAGATGGAGCGGGATCTCAAACAACTGCAGCGCAGCCTGGCCACAACGCTGGCCAGCCGCAAGCAACTGGAACGGCAGTACGATCAACTGCTGCAAAAGGCCGAGGATTGGTTTGTCAGAGCCCAAAAGGCCAGCCAACATGACCAGGACGAGCTGGCGCGCCAGGCTTTGGTGCAGCGGAACCAACACATGAGTGCTGCAGAGGCGGTTCGCAAATCTTTGGATGAAGTTGAAGCGCAGGCGGCAACCCTCCGCGAAGGCATTTCTCGCCTGGAAAGCCAGATCGCGCTGGCCAAGCTGGAACGGGAGATGAACAACTAAGCCTGGGGCGGCGGCTTAAGATGGGGGAGCATCTACCTAGTGAGCCAACTGGCAATGGCGATGAAGGCAAGAGTATCCCCTCTTTTAGCTGCCCTGCTGTTGGTGCTGCTTTGGCTTGGGATCCCCCTTGGATCTGAGTCAGCGAATGGGGCAGCGGCGGCGAGTGCCAAGATCGATCCTGAGATTGACCGGCTGTTTGAGGAAGCCTTTGCTGCCACCAACCGGGGAGATTT
This window harbors:
- a CDS encoding PspA/IM30 family protein; the protein is MASRTSLLMMAAVLSGSWFVLPAAAQSSGTARVRSVVDGDTFWADLNGRPTRFRLAYVDAPELTQGRWGRLSQEALQSLLPPGSLVQVDTLYVTPEGLHIAQVYNAEGLVNLEMLRQGQAVVYERFLYGANRERYLEAQELAQAARRGFWQQRNPVMPWEFRETAAQTSAFAGSNVLDGSFLRENPAAAAGVGIATAVVMVGLSKLLWRKPSRQRVSIRQMERDLKQLQRSLATTLASRKQLERQYDQLLQKAEDWFVRAQKASQHDQDELARQALVQRNQHMSAAEAVRKSLDEVEAQAATLREGISRLESQIALAKLEREMNN